A region of the Electrophorus electricus isolate fEleEle1 chromosome 7, fEleEle1.pri, whole genome shotgun sequence genome:
ggcattaacacacacacacacgcacacacactcactcacactcacacacactggggcTGGTGCGTGTGGCTGGTGTGGTTCTCAGCAGTGCGACCCCGTGGCCGTGTAGTTGGACATCTCTCTGCGGATGGTGCTGAAGGGGGAGAGCTCCAGCTCGGTGGTGCACTCGTGTTCGTTGTCGTCGCTGGCGGCGGCGGAGGAGCGCGCGGCCCCCCTGCAGCTCCCACAGCAGTCGAGGAACGCGCGGCCGAATGGCCGGCACAGGCAGAGCAGGAGCACGGGCGTGACGGCTGCCCGCGCGAACAGCAGCAGCTGGCTGAGCAGGTGTAGCAGTGCCATGGTGCTCGGTGCCACGCCTGCTGCCATGTAGGCCGCCACCATATTGCAGACGTTCTCGGGCACCACGCACGCGCCGTACACCGTGGCCAGCGCCACCACCGTGCAGTTCATCTGGCTCTCCAGGCGCACCTGCTTCTTGTTGCCGCGGGCACAACCGCGCTCCGCCCTCCGGATGCGTTGGGCGGTGGCCAGCGAGCTGCCGATGGTGAAGAGTGTGGGCAGGCAGAAGTAGCAGCCGAAGCACCACCACAGGCGTGCGCCCTCGTAGGTCAGGCCCAGCACGTACAGCGTGTCCGGTAGTGAGGTGGAGATGCGTACCAGGCAGCGCTCGTCGGACGTCCCGCCCTCTGCCTCTCCGCCCTCCTCCGTCACCAGCTGGCGGATCAGGAGCTCGGGCAGGGCCAGCAGCAGGGCGCCGATCCAGATCACCGCCAGTTTGGCCGCCGTGGACGTGCAGTTCTCGATCATCTCGTAGTACATCTGGACGTTGGTGGCAGCGCGGAAGCGGTCAATGCAGAGGGCGCACAGGGTGAAGGTGGTCACACCCATCGAGGCCACCTGGAAACACAGGACGGCCAAAgggcaggtcagaggtcagtctCACAAACGACAGGAAGTAGGAAGGTCCCAGAAGCATCAGCCTTCACTCCAGACTAAACTATGTAAGACCCCTAACTTCAACAGCTAGAACACTTCCATGTGTTGCTCTCAACAAGTCAACAGGTTTACTCTGAACATGACACAAGTCACTCTCGTGCAGTCTGTTTACGTGGTGTCCTCCCGGCTGTAGGACACTGCCCCAGCGTTAAAAGTTCACAGAGAACCTGCCCAATATCACCCAACTGTCAGACTTGGCAGTGTTGCTACTGGCAACTAGAACGTCTCTGCCATGAAgacacagtccagggtcatgcTGGGGACAACAGGAGACATTCTGTTGTCCCCAGTCGGCTTCAACAGAGTGGCTTCAATCAGTGGTTTCAACAGAGACCTACAGCAATGCTCCCAAAAACGATGCAATTGAGTGGTTGTCTTCATTTGCTTAATCACAGTGAAAATACTagtgaaaacagtgaaaatacaTAGTGAAAATACCCATAATGCACCTGGACTCGGTAGTCCTGTACCAACGCTTCCTTCCTTATGTCTCTAACAGCAGACCACAGTTCTGACAGACAGATCATGAGGGGATCACGATCCATTAAGAACCGTCATTAAAGGGGCAGTGTTTGCTCGTGAGCTGTGAACTAGACTGCTGCGCCATTAGCAGGAGTTTTTCAAGGCCGCACATCAAAGGACTGGTGGTTTTGTGGCTAGCTGGTGTGAGGAAGCTTCGTTACAGTAGCCATGAGCAACGCCTGTGTCACGTCTCACGCCACGGGATTGCCACCACCCCTGTCCCACAATCCCGTTCAGCATGGTATGAAGGATGAAGCAGAAttctccacctgtgtgtgttccttctCAGGTAAGACGTGAGACACGCTGAATATTTTACAGCACAAGAATTCGAAAAGTGCAGTGCTAAATGCTCTTAAAATTTCACCCATAACTATTCTGTTCAGTATTTGATTCTGCCAAAAATGTTAATCATGGTTGAGCAGGCTAACGTCCCAGTGGGGTCACGTCCCAGCCGCGTGCCGCATGGAGACTGTCCTTAGGCAGTAACTGCGGTCTGCTCTTCCTAAGTCACTGTGACACTCAGACACCTCCAAAGATGCCTCGTGCCCAGTGGATAACCTTGCATGACCCCTCGCTGTCTAGCCATGACCCCAAACACTGCCTGAGGCATTCTGTGGTTGGCAGGTTTCCTGGAAGCAGGTGACATATTGCCCAGTGCCGTGGTCCTTACTCACGCCCTGTTAAAGCCCTGATGAAGAGCTCTTCCATCTCGTGCCCGGCATGGTTGTTAATCTGCTCTTAGCGGCTTCTTTGAGGCAGGAGGCGGGGCTTAACAAGCGCTGTAGCTCTTCACCTCTGACAATGGGGATTCTAGTAAAGAAAGGCATGAACAGGCTGCCGACAAAGACCATTATAGCTCTGGTGTTTTATGAGAAGCAGACTGGGCCATAACTCGTCCTCAGGAAGGTCCAGTAAAGTGCTCGCTGATATACGGAGAATAAATCACAGACTCTGTCCTAAAGTGGATTTAAACCAGAACGTTCTCTGCGTTTGGACAGGAAAGGTAACCTGCTTTGTCTTGGCCATTGTTAACGAGATTTGCAATGTTTTAAGCCAAAACTTCAACAAAttcctgcagcagtgtgttttttttaaatgtttggttGTTGGGTGAATGAATGTCTCTAATGACATGGGGactatgaatattaatgaggaGGATGTGCTCCTCACTGGGACGGTGTGGGGACCACTGAGAGGGGCTCTCTTGTTCCCAGACTGGACTGGGGTGGTGTGAGGACCACTGAGAGGGGCTCTCCTGTTCCTGGCCTGGACTGTGTTCATCTCCAGCTCCTAACATTGCACAGATATTGAGCGTATGACTTACTGAAGGTTAGCAATGTGAAAGAAAGTAATCTTTATTCTTCATATTATATTCCAccctcattaatattcatatgaGGCTTATTACCATGTTTGTGCATCATACCAATATGCAGCTTATAATGTCCAAAAATGTGTCTCTGTCCATTGTAAAAAGGTACCAGTAAACTCCACATGGGTGGAGGACACCATGAAGATAATTTCTCGTGCGTTCTGAAGATCTAAGTACACACTGAGTGGGCATACAGTGAGAGAAACAGGTCCCCCTCCCTCTGGTTCTGGAATGTGGACATGTCTCACCTTGTCCCCTCAGCCCTGTGCAGGGACGCTGAAGTGACTCAGCAGCAGTTTGTCTCATTGCTCAAGTCTTGGCTAAAGAAGCCAATCAGACACCAGCTGACGGGCGATGTGCCTCACTGTGCATCAAACTTTTAGTCTGGAATCTTAGCAGTTCAGTTAAAAGCAACTTAATCAACTTCTGTTCTGGCATAAACTGTGTTTGGCTGCACAAGACGCACAGGGAGCAAACCATGTCCTGCCCACAAGCTGTTTTCACGAGGGGGAGACGTGAGGAAGTTGATTTAAATGCCAGATTTAGTTTAATGTGCGGAGGTGCGAATCCTCTCTGAGCGCCGAGGCTGAGTGGGTATCTGccatgtgctcagtgtgtgcagctgtACTTCACCAGCTCTCAGCCAATGGGATAGTGCTCTGCACCAGCTCTTAGCCAATGGGGTAGCGCGCTGCACCAGCTCTCAACCAATGGCATCGCGATCAGCGTGCTATGCACTAGCTGGTAAAGAGCCATGTTTTATGTTCCATGCACTCAACTGTTtccactgcctgtgtgtgtgtttctgtatgtatgtgcatgtacgtgtgtgtgtgtgtgtgtgtgtgtatgtgcacgtgcatgtgagagagagtgaggcaggagGTGTGTGATATCAGGCAGTGAGTAATTGTGCCTGAGGCTTTCTGTTCCCTGTGCAGGCCTCTCTCACATGCCTgccctacaaacacacacacacacacacgcacacacacacacacacacacacacacacacacacacacacacaaactatacatGCAGACAAGTGCAATTGAAcacataaaatcataaaattacacacaccattaaatacacacatacaaagagcACAGTCTTATTCTTGTTGAGCATCTCCACCGTCTGCCTTTGTAAACGCTGTCTGATACAGACAGTGCATACACTATGTAATATTTCTGCTGTGAAAAGCACAGGGCACAAATATATCCTCAAAACGGCCGTGttaccaaccccccccccccccccccgcaccgCCCAACAAAGCTCACCCTCACACTAACAAAAGCAACCAGACTGTCCCTCGTGTTTGCCCAACCCCTCAGAGAATGAGgaaaatcaacacacaccaaacaccaaagCAGGTCTTGGTGTCTACAGCTGAGCAcctacacacaaagacacactagTTTCACATTCAAGACGAGAAACACCCAATTAGTGTAATGTGATGCACCACTTTCACTAGGGGCAGGCGTGAGCtggaggcagagtgtgtgtgtgtgtgtgtgtgtgtgtgtgtgtgtgtaagggtccTGAGGTCAAGGTGTTCTCTCCTTGCAGTAAACactgtaatgtaatatatgaaTTGCAACTGAACTTCCCTGTTCGGACATACAGTGATTTTTCTCATATCTGATAGATGCTCGTGTTTGGCCTGAAGCCAATAGCAAATTCATTTTGGTGTGacagaaaacatttctgtagcAGATACAAGGTTTACAACACAATCCCACACGCTGAAATGGAAAACAAGGAATTCCATATACAGTTCCCCAATTCAGGACACACTCGTCACTGTATCCCATAAGGAGTAAGAATGGttttgccctgacacagtgctgcagtgatTACCTCGATGTACGGGATGACTTTACATGTGAAGTGGCCCAGCACCCAGGTTTTGGTCAGCTCATGGAAGACCACGAGAGGAAGGCCGAAGACGAGAAGCGCGAGGTCCCACACGGCCAAGTTAGCGAGGAGTGCGTTGGAGATGCTCCTCATGTAGTAGTTATGGCACACGACGCACATTATCGAAATGTTTCCAATTGTTCCCACTACAAAAATAAGCACTGAAAAACACATGATTGCGTAAGCGCCGTAGGTCTCGCTGGTCACGGGGTAGAAGGGGTTGGGGAAATATTCGTTCTCCTCATCCTCTGGGTATGGAGGGGTCATGGGTGTCGCACCCCACGGGTCATCTATGTGTTTGGTGTAGAACTCGACGTGTCTGGTGAGATCCAAGGGGATGTCCGTGGCGGTGAGCGCGAGCGGCTTCTGCATCGGCTCCCACAAGGCCAGCGAGGAGGTCAGGGCACTGGCAGAAGTTTCGGGTGGTGTCAGAGAAACGCCACCTGTATTCATCCCCCTTCTTGCGGCCTTAAAGGTTTTCTTGTGGCGTTCTTTTGTGCCTCTTTTGCGCCTGTGGTGTCTCTTGTGCGCCCCTCGTCTGCCTTTTGAATCAGGCTTGGCCTTATTGTGTCCACCTGCTGTTCCCATGGCAGCACGCATCTCTCTGTTCAACTTTTCCCTCTCGTGCCGCCGCGAGCGCCTGTTTGCGCTCTGCGTGGCCGTGTCAGTCCTCCCTGGCAGAGCGG
Encoded here:
- the gpr37b gene encoding prosaposin receptor GPR37b gives rise to the protein MQALVLKTVLFLAGYAHVQCLQGVANVHTKETGGHLTLTRAFDLINGHLSRTFSVTFSARRRPTGPAADAVGMPLATNMSTMPSNVRTAAHLRKQYGHKSALPGRTDTATQSANRRSRRHEREKLNREMRAAMGTAGGHNKAKPDSKGRRGAHKRHHRRKRGTKERHKKTFKAARRGMNTGGVSLTPPETSASALTSSLALWEPMQKPLALTATDIPLDLTRHVEFYTKHIDDPWGATPMTPPYPEDEENEYFPNPFYPVTSETYGAYAIMCFSVLIFVVGTIGNISIMCVVCHNYYMRSISNALLANLAVWDLALLVFGLPLVVFHELTKTWVLGHFTCKVIPYIEVASMGVTTFTLCALCIDRFRAATNVQMYYEMIENCTSTAAKLAVIWIGALLLALPELLIRQLVTEEGGEAEGGTSDERCLVRISTSLPDTLYVLGLTYEGARLWWCFGCYFCLPTLFTIGSSLATAQRIRRAERGCARGNKKQVRLESQMNCTVVALATVYGACVVPENVCNMVAAYMAAGVAPSTMALLHLLSQLLLFARAAVTPVLLLCLCRPFGRAFLDCCGSCRGAARSSAAASDDNEHECTTELELSPFSTIRREMSNYTATGSHC